CGCTCGTGGATCCGCTGGAACGCCGCCGTCATGGTGACGCGCGCCCAGCGCCCCGAGGTGTCGGTCGGCGGGCACATCTCGTCCTACGCGTCCGTCGCGACCCTCACCGAGGTGGGTCTCAACCACTTCTTCCGCGGCAAGGACCACCCGGGCGGCGGCGACCAGGTCTACTTCCAGGGCCACTCCTCCCCCGGCCAGTACGCGCGCGCCTTCCTCGAGGGCCGCCTCTCCAGCGACCGTCTCGACGGGTTCCGCCAGGAGAAGTCGCACGCCGGCGGCGGCCTGCCGTCCTACCCGCACCCGCGCCTCCTGCAGGACTTCTGGGAGTTCCCGACCGTCTCGATGGGCCTCGGCCCGGCGTCGGCCATCTACCAGGCCTGGACCAACAAGTACCTGCACAACCGCGGCATCAAGGACACCAGCCAGCAGGACGTCTGGGCGTTCCTCGGCGACGGCGAGATGGACGAGCCCGAGTCGCGCGGCATGCTGCAGCTCGCCGCCCACCAGGGCCTCGACAACCTGACGTTCGTCGTGAACTGCAACCTGCAGCGCCTCGACGGCCCCGTGCGCGGCAACGGCAAGATCATCCAGGAGCTGGAGTCGCAGTTCCGCGGCGCCGGCTGGAACGTCATCAAGGTCGTCTGGGGCCGCGAGTGGGACGCCCTGCTCAACGCGGACAAGGACCGCGCCCTGGTCAACCTGATGAACATCACGCCCGACGGCGACTACCAGACGTACCGTGCGGAGTCCGGCGCGTTCATCCGCGAGCACTTCTTCGGCCGGGACCCCCGGACCAAGGCGCTCGTGCAGAACATGACCGACGAGGACATCTGGAACATGAAGCGCGGTGGCCACGACTACCGCAAGATCTACGCCGCGTACGCCGCCGCCCGCGCCCACACGGGCCAGCCGACGGTCATCCTGGCGCAGACGGTCAAGGGCTACGCCCTCGGCTCCAGCTTCGCGGGCCGCAACGCCACGCACCAGATGAAGAAGGTCAAGAACGAGGACCTCAAGGCGCTGCGCGACAACCTGCGGATCCCGCTGACGGACGAGCAGATCGACGCCGACCCGTACCTGCCCCCGTACTTCCACCCGGGCATGGAGGACGAGACCATCCAGTACATGCTGGACCGTCGTCGTCACCTCGGCGGGTTCGTGCCGGAGCGTCGCTCGACGCCGAAGCCGCTCACGCTGCCCCCGGCGAAGACCTACGAGCTCCTCAAGAAGGGGTCGGGCACCCAACAGGTCGCCACCACCATGGCGTTCGTGCGTCTGCTCAAGGACCTCATCAAGGACAAGGAGTTCGGCAAGCGCATCGTGCCGATCATCCCCGACGAGGCCCGCACGTTCGGTCTGGACTCGATCTTCCCCAGCGCGAAGATCTTCAACACGAACGGCCAGAACTACCTCGCCGTGGACCGCGAGCTCATGCTGAGCTACAAGGAGTCCGAGGCCGGGCAGATCATGCACACCGGCATCAACGAGGCCGGTTCCGCGGCCGCGTTCCAGTCGGTCGGCACGTCGTACGCCACGCACGGCGAGCACATGGTGCCCGTCTACATCTTCTACTCGATGTTCGGGTTCCAGCGCACCGGCGACCAGTTCTGGGCCGCCGGCGACCAGATGACGCGCGGCTTCATCATCGGCGCCACCGCCGGTCGCACCACCCTGACCGGTGAGGGCCTGCAGCACGCCGACGGCCACTCGCCGCTCATCGCGGGCACCAACAGCGCCATCGTCCAGTACGACCCGGCGTACGGCTACGAGATCCGCCACATCGTGCGCGACGGCATCGAGCGCATGTACGGCGAGGGCTCCGACGGCCACGACGCCCAGGGCCGCCCCCAGGACGTCATGTACTACCTCACGGTGTACAACGAGCCGATGGTCCAGCCGGCCGAGCCGGAGGACGTCGACGTCGAGGGCATCCTGCGCGGCATCCACCGCGTCGCGACCGACGAGGGTGAGGGTCCCAAGGCCCAGCTCCTCGCGTCCGGCGTCGGCCTGCCGTGGGCGCTCGAGGCGCAGCAGCTGCTGCGCGACGACTGGGGCGTGTCCGCCGACGTCTGGTCGGTGACCTCCTGGAACGAGCTGCGTCGTGACGCGCTCGCCGCGGAGAAGGACGCCCTGGTGGACCCGTCCGCCGAGCCGCGCGTGCCCTACGTGACGCAGAAGCTGTCGGGGGCGCAGGGTCCGTTCGTCGCCACCAGCGACTACGACCACCTCGTGCCGGACCAGATCCGCGCCTGGGTGCCCGGCGACTACGCGGTGCTCGGCGCCGACGGCTTCGGGTTCTCCGACACCCGCGCCGCCGCCCGCCGGTTCTTCCTCATCGACGGCCCGTCGCTCGTCGTCAAGACCCTGCAGCAGCTCGCCCGCCGCGGCGAGGTGTCCCGCGAGGTCGTGGCGCAGGCCGTGGAGAAGTACCGCCTGACCGACGTCAACGCCGGCACCTCCGGCGTCGCCGGCGGCGACAGCTGACGCCACCCGGCTGAGGCAAGGGCCCGGTCACCCCGCGGGGTGACCGGGCCCTTCGTCGTCCGCGCCGGCTCGCGGGATCCCGCGCCGACTCGCGCCGTCCTGCGCTGCGTCGCGAAGGACGGCCGCGTCAGGCGGTCGTGCCCGCGACCTCCGCGGCCTCGATGGCGGCGACCAGCTCCGGGCGCATCGCCGCGACCGCGCGGGTGTCCTCGTGGGCGTCCAGCGCCTCCAGGTGGCGGCGGGCCTCGTCGATCCGGTCCGCCTCCAACGCCGCCAGCACGAGCTGGCGTCCCACCTCCGCGACGTGCTCGCGCACCCGCCAGTGCCCGATACCGAGGCCGAGCGCCTCGACTGGCATCCCCGCGTCGCGCAGCACCTCCAGCCCCTCGGCGAGGGCGTTCCCGTCGGCGTCCCGCTCCGCGGCGGTCGTGAAGCGGCGCATCGCGCCCTCCGGGTCGTCCGCCACCGAGAGGCGGCCCAGCTCCAGCAGCGGCCGCCACGCGCGCGGGTGCCCGGCCAGCTCCTCGGCCAGGGACCACACCGCCAGGTCGGCGGCCTCCACCCGCTCCTCCTCCGGAAGCGCGGCGAGCGGGTCGTCGGGGCTGGTCGGCTCGGCGGCGTGCCGGCGCACCAGCTCGGCGAGCGCCGCGAAGGCGCGGCGGTCGTTCGGGTCGTCGTGGAGCATCGCGCGCAGCGCGTCCTCGTGCACAGCATCTCCTCGGCGTCGGTCTCCCGTCGGGCGCCGCGCGCCGACCCTCGACGAGGTGCGCGGGCGTCGCAGAAGCTGACGCAGACGGGGCATCAGGGCCATGCACCTGACCCTAACCCCTGGGGGTCGCGCCGGGCCGGGCGAACTGCCGCCCGCGCCCCACCGGCCGGGTCTTTGTGCGTTCCCCACAAGGCAGGCCCTATCCTCGGACCATGTCCACCTCGACCGTCGCGCGCGACGAGAACGTCCGCCGGGTCCGTGACGGGCTGGGCCTGCTCACCGCGGCGGCGATGCGCCGCCTCGACGAGGAGGTCCACTGGTACCGCCAGCTCCCCGCCGAGGACCGCTCGTACGTCGCGCTGGTCGCCCAGTCCGGCATCAACGCGTTCGCCACCTGGTTCGCGGACCCCAGCCAGACCCCGCACGGCGTCGGCGAGATGTTCGCCGCCGCGCCGCCGGAGCTCACCCGGTCCATCTCGCTGCAGCACACGCTGCAGCTCGTGCGCCTCATGGTCGACGTCGTCGAGTCCTACTCCGACCAGATCGCCGTGCCCGGCTTCGAGCGGGAGCTGCGCGAGGCCGTGCTGCGCTACTCGCGCGAGGTCGCGTTCTCCGCCGCGGAGGTCTACGCCCGGGCCGCCGAGGTCCGGGGGGCCTGGGACGCCCGCCTGGAGGCCCTCGTCGTCGACGCAATCGTGCGCGGCGACACCGACGACGCGCTGCGCTCGCGCATCTCCGCGCTCGGCTGGAGCGGGCGGGGCCAGGTCCTGGTCGTGGTGGGCGGGACGACGGACAGCCTCGACGACGTCGCCACGGCCGAGCTGCGTCGGGCGGCCCGGCGCGCCGCCGGGGACACCCTGGTCGGCATCCACGGCGACCGGCTCGTGCTCGTGCTCGGCGGGGAGGGCGACCTCGTGGCCGCCGCGACCGGGCTGGTGGGGCGGTTCGGCCCGGGCCCGGTGGTGTTCGGCGGGGTCGTGCCGTCGATGGGCGAGGCGACGGCGTCGGCCCGGTCGGCGCTGGCGGGGCTGGCGGCGGCTCCCGCCTGGCCGCAGGCGCCCCGGCCCGTGCTCGCCGACGACCTCCTGCCCGAGCGGGTGCTCACCGGCGACGTCACCGCGCGCCGCACGCTGGTCGCGCAGGCCTACCGGCCGTTGCAGGAGGCCACGGGGTCGGTGCTGGAGACCTTGTCCGCCTACCTCGGCACGGGCCGTTCCCTGGAGGCCGCGGCCCGGCGCCTGTACGTGCACCCCAACACGGTCCGGTACCGGCTGCGCAAGGTCTCGGAG
This Isoptericola jiangsuensis DNA region includes the following protein-coding sequences:
- the aceE gene encoding pyruvate dehydrogenase (acetyl-transferring), homodimeric type → MASNETGPLIDGLLSAVPDIDPSETSEWVESFDGLIDDKGGPRARYVMLNLMRRARERNVQIPTSVATPYVNTIGVHEEPYFPGDEAVERRYRSWIRWNAAVMVTRAQRPEVSVGGHISSYASVATLTEVGLNHFFRGKDHPGGGDQVYFQGHSSPGQYARAFLEGRLSSDRLDGFRQEKSHAGGGLPSYPHPRLLQDFWEFPTVSMGLGPASAIYQAWTNKYLHNRGIKDTSQQDVWAFLGDGEMDEPESRGMLQLAAHQGLDNLTFVVNCNLQRLDGPVRGNGKIIQELESQFRGAGWNVIKVVWGREWDALLNADKDRALVNLMNITPDGDYQTYRAESGAFIREHFFGRDPRTKALVQNMTDEDIWNMKRGGHDYRKIYAAYAAARAHTGQPTVILAQTVKGYALGSSFAGRNATHQMKKVKNEDLKALRDNLRIPLTDEQIDADPYLPPYFHPGMEDETIQYMLDRRRHLGGFVPERRSTPKPLTLPPAKTYELLKKGSGTQQVATTMAFVRLLKDLIKDKEFGKRIVPIIPDEARTFGLDSIFPSAKIFNTNGQNYLAVDRELMLSYKESEAGQIMHTGINEAGSAAAFQSVGTSYATHGEHMVPVYIFYSMFGFQRTGDQFWAAGDQMTRGFIIGATAGRTTLTGEGLQHADGHSPLIAGTNSAIVQYDPAYGYEIRHIVRDGIERMYGEGSDGHDAQGRPQDVMYYLTVYNEPMVQPAEPEDVDVEGILRGIHRVATDEGEGPKAQLLASGVGLPWALEAQQLLRDDWGVSADVWSVTSWNELRRDALAAEKDALVDPSAEPRVPYVTQKLSGAQGPFVATSDYDHLVPDQIRAWVPGDYAVLGADGFGFSDTRAAARRFFLIDGPSLVVKTLQQLARRGEVSREVVAQAVEKYRLTDVNAGTSGVAGGDS
- a CDS encoding PucR family transcriptional regulator — protein: MSTSTVARDENVRRVRDGLGLLTAAAMRRLDEEVHWYRQLPAEDRSYVALVAQSGINAFATWFADPSQTPHGVGEMFAAAPPELTRSISLQHTLQLVRLMVDVVESYSDQIAVPGFERELREAVLRYSREVAFSAAEVYARAAEVRGAWDARLEALVVDAIVRGDTDDALRSRISALGWSGRGQVLVVVGGTTDSLDDVATAELRRAARRAAGDTLVGIHGDRLVLVLGGEGDLVAAATGLVGRFGPGPVVFGGVVPSMGEATASARSALAGLAAAPAWPQAPRPVLADDLLPERVLTGDVTARRTLVAQAYRPLQEATGSVLETLSAYLGTGRSLEAAARRLYVHPNTVRYRLRKVSEITGWDPLDARESFVLQVALALGQLGTDG